One Nerophis lumbriciformis linkage group LG19, RoL_Nlum_v2.1, whole genome shotgun sequence DNA segment encodes these proteins:
- the atg9b gene encoding autophagy-related protein 9B isoform X2: MAAVFWIYRLIKVFCNVLSYWEIRQFYIKALKIRMDELCNFTWQEVQDRLISLQREQQMCIHKKELTELDIYHRILRFKNYMVAMINKSLLPVQLQLPLLGNVVFLTQGLKYNFELILFWGPGSLFQNKWNLHSKYKRSGNRLELAQQLSRVILLMGVANLLLCPFILVWQILYAFFSYTEIIRREPGSLGARRWSLYGRLYLRHFNELNHELHGRLGRGYKPTSKYMNSFTSPLFTVLAKNIAFFSGSVLAVLIALTVYDEDVLTVQHILTVITVLGVIITITRSFIPDEHMVWCPEQLLQCMLAHIHYMPDHWRGTANKSETRDEVAQLFQYKAVFILEELLSPIVTPFILIFLLRNKSLEIIDFFRNFTVEVVGVGDICSFAQMDIRRHGNPTWMSEGQTEASVYQQAENGKTELSLMHFTIKNPHWQPPLESSVFISHLKEKVHHDAQGGPSTQLLLSEAPLCTSLQSNESGTGPDNLLASVLAHPVLTASGLQGRDHCFIPPSTAASAAASVLASLSTSQFPHGSHRGRPLRHQTSSAHPESTMYCSDRTVFDSMSISDSRLRSNTLHSEFASAEMSLHAIYMHELHQQTSHPQRSSGHWQHNPMPMTELHSNTVFPAHVYSTSSSATPVQLGGWQEEEEEDVGEQEINSGSTPKQATGTPH, encoded by the exons ATGGCGGCCGTCTTCTGGATATATCGCCTCATCAAGGTCTTTTGCAATGTCCTGAGCTACTGGGAGATCCGCCAGTTCTACATCAAAGCGCTGAAGATCCGAATG GATGAACTATGCAACTTCACGTGGCAGGAAGTCCAGGACCGCCTCATCAGCCTGCAGCGAGAGCAGCAAATGTGCATCCACAAGAAAGAGCTGACAGAACTCGACATCTATCACCGCATCCTGCGCTTCAAGAACTACATGGTGGCCATGATCAACAAATCCCTGCTGCCTGTGCAGCTGCAGCTCCCCCtgctgggaaatgtggtctttctCACACAGGGCTTAAAGTACAACTTTGAACTCATCCTTTTCTGGGGGCCCGGATCGCTGTTCCAGAACAAGTGGAACCTGCACTCCAAGTACAAGCGCAGTGGTAACCGCCTGGAACTAGCGCAGCAGCTTAGCAGAGTCATACTGCTAATGGGCGTGGCCAACCTGCTGCTTTGTCCCTTCATTTTGGTGTGGCAAATCCTCTACGCCTTCTTCAGCTACACTGAAATAATTCGCCGCGAGCCCGGGAGTCTGGGTGCACGCCGCTGGTCCCTCTACGGTCGATTGTATTTGCGTCACTTCAACGAGCTCAACCACGAGCTGCACGGACGCTTAGGCCGAGGCTACAAGCCCACGTCCAAATACATGAACTCCTTCACATCGCCGCTGTTCACCGTGCTTGCTAAAAACATTGCCTTCTTCTCTGGCTCGGTGTTGGCGGTGCTCATCGCACTCACCGTCTACGATGAAGACGTTCTGACAGTGCAGCACATTCTGACTGTCATCACTGTGCTAGGAGTGATCATCACTATCACCAG GTCCTTTATCCCAGACGAGCATATGGTGTGGTGTCCAGAGCAGCTGCTACAGTGCATGCTGGCCCACATCCACTACATGCCAGACCACTGGAGGGGCACTGCTAACAAGAGCGAAACCCGCGATGAGGTGGCGCAGCTGTTCCAGTACAAAGCG GTGTTCATCCTGGAAGAGTTGCTGAGTCCCATCGTCACGCCCTTCATTCTCATTTTCCTGCTGAGGAACAAGTCTCTGGAGATCATCGACTTCTTCCGAAACTTCACGGTGGAGGTGGTCGGAGTGGGAGACATCTGCTCCTTTGCACAGATGGACATCAGACGCCACGGAAACCCAACT TGGATGTCCGAGGGCCAGACGGAGGCGTCTGTGTACCAACAAGCTGAGAACGGCAAGACAGAGTTGTCCCTCATGCACTTCACCATTAAGAACCCGCACTGGCAGCCACCGCTGGAGAGCTCTGTGTTCATCAGCCACCTAAAGGAGAAGGTGCATCACGACGCACAAGGTGGTCCGTCTACGCAGCTTCTCCTCTCTGAGGCTCCTCTCTGCACATCGCTGCAGTCCAACGAGTCAGGAACAGGG CCTGATAATTTGTTAGCAAGCGTCCTGGCGCACCCCGTACTAACGGCGTCGGGACTACAAGGCAGAGATCATTGCTTTATCCCGCCAAGCACTGCAGCGTCGGCCGCCGCCAGCGTCCTGGCCTCTTTGTCCACCTCCCAATTTCCACACGGCAGCCATCGTGGCCGCCCACTGCGCCATCAAACCTCTTCTGCCCATCCAGAGAGCACCATGTACTGCAGCGATCGCACTGTCTTTGACAG TATGTCGATCAGTGACAGCCGCTTGCGGAGCAATACCCTTCACTCAGAGTTTGCCTCAGCAGAGATGAGCCTTCACGCCATTTACATGCATGAG CTGCACCAGCAGACTTCTCATCCGCAGAGAAGTTCCGGGCATTGGCAACACAACCCGATGCCGATGACGGAGCTCCACAGCAACACAG ttttcccAGCCCATGTTTATTCCACTTCGTCTTCAGCCACCCCTGTGCAACTTGGTGGTtggcaagaagaagaagaggaggacgtAGGTGAACAGGAGATTAACAGCGGATCCACTCCAAAACAGGCCACTGGGACACCTCACTGA
- the atg9b gene encoding autophagy-related protein 9B isoform X1 — translation MANLEAYREYQRIEDLEEDSPPGEEDLLLHVPEGLKDSWHHIKNLDNFFTRIYHFHQKNGFACMMLSEFFELVQFLFVVTFTTFLVNCVEYDVLFANRAVNHTGSGHNPLDRSKVTITDALLPSQQCTERIQDNSWIIFLLIMAAVFWIYRLIKVFCNVLSYWEIRQFYIKALKIRMDELCNFTWQEVQDRLISLQREQQMCIHKKELTELDIYHRILRFKNYMVAMINKSLLPVQLQLPLLGNVVFLTQGLKYNFELILFWGPGSLFQNKWNLHSKYKRSGNRLELAQQLSRVILLMGVANLLLCPFILVWQILYAFFSYTEIIRREPGSLGARRWSLYGRLYLRHFNELNHELHGRLGRGYKPTSKYMNSFTSPLFTVLAKNIAFFSGSVLAVLIALTVYDEDVLTVQHILTVITVLGVIITITRSFIPDEHMVWCPEQLLQCMLAHIHYMPDHWRGTANKSETRDEVAQLFQYKAVFILEELLSPIVTPFILIFLLRNKSLEIIDFFRNFTVEVVGVGDICSFAQMDIRRHGNPTWMSEGQTEASVYQQAENGKTELSLMHFTIKNPHWQPPLESSVFISHLKEKVHHDAQGGPSTQLLLSEAPLCTSLQSNESGTGPDNLLASVLAHPVLTASGLQGRDHCFIPPSTAASAAASVLASLSTSQFPHGSHRGRPLRHQTSSAHPESTMYCSDRTVFDSMSISDSRLRSNTLHSEFASAEMSLHAIYMHELHQQTSHPQRSSGHWQHNPMPMTELHSNTVFPAHVYSTSSSATPVQLGGWQEEEEEDVGEQEINSGSTPKQATGTPH, via the exons TCAGTTTTTGTTCGTCGTCACTTTCACGACGTTCCTGGTTAACTGCGTGGAGTACGACGTCCTGTTCGCCAATCGAGCTGTCAATCACACGGGGTCAGGACACAACCCCTTGGACAGGAGCAAAGTAACCATCACCGATGCCCTCTTGCCCAGCCAGCAGTGCACTGAGAG GATCCAAGACAACAGCTGGATCATATTCCTGCTCATCATGGCGGCCGTCTTCTGGATATATCGCCTCATCAAGGTCTTTTGCAATGTCCTGAGCTACTGGGAGATCCGCCAGTTCTACATCAAAGCGCTGAAGATCCGAATG GATGAACTATGCAACTTCACGTGGCAGGAAGTCCAGGACCGCCTCATCAGCCTGCAGCGAGAGCAGCAAATGTGCATCCACAAGAAAGAGCTGACAGAACTCGACATCTATCACCGCATCCTGCGCTTCAAGAACTACATGGTGGCCATGATCAACAAATCCCTGCTGCCTGTGCAGCTGCAGCTCCCCCtgctgggaaatgtggtctttctCACACAGGGCTTAAAGTACAACTTTGAACTCATCCTTTTCTGGGGGCCCGGATCGCTGTTCCAGAACAAGTGGAACCTGCACTCCAAGTACAAGCGCAGTGGTAACCGCCTGGAACTAGCGCAGCAGCTTAGCAGAGTCATACTGCTAATGGGCGTGGCCAACCTGCTGCTTTGTCCCTTCATTTTGGTGTGGCAAATCCTCTACGCCTTCTTCAGCTACACTGAAATAATTCGCCGCGAGCCCGGGAGTCTGGGTGCACGCCGCTGGTCCCTCTACGGTCGATTGTATTTGCGTCACTTCAACGAGCTCAACCACGAGCTGCACGGACGCTTAGGCCGAGGCTACAAGCCCACGTCCAAATACATGAACTCCTTCACATCGCCGCTGTTCACCGTGCTTGCTAAAAACATTGCCTTCTTCTCTGGCTCGGTGTTGGCGGTGCTCATCGCACTCACCGTCTACGATGAAGACGTTCTGACAGTGCAGCACATTCTGACTGTCATCACTGTGCTAGGAGTGATCATCACTATCACCAG GTCCTTTATCCCAGACGAGCATATGGTGTGGTGTCCAGAGCAGCTGCTACAGTGCATGCTGGCCCACATCCACTACATGCCAGACCACTGGAGGGGCACTGCTAACAAGAGCGAAACCCGCGATGAGGTGGCGCAGCTGTTCCAGTACAAAGCG GTGTTCATCCTGGAAGAGTTGCTGAGTCCCATCGTCACGCCCTTCATTCTCATTTTCCTGCTGAGGAACAAGTCTCTGGAGATCATCGACTTCTTCCGAAACTTCACGGTGGAGGTGGTCGGAGTGGGAGACATCTGCTCCTTTGCACAGATGGACATCAGACGCCACGGAAACCCAACT TGGATGTCCGAGGGCCAGACGGAGGCGTCTGTGTACCAACAAGCTGAGAACGGCAAGACAGAGTTGTCCCTCATGCACTTCACCATTAAGAACCCGCACTGGCAGCCACCGCTGGAGAGCTCTGTGTTCATCAGCCACCTAAAGGAGAAGGTGCATCACGACGCACAAGGTGGTCCGTCTACGCAGCTTCTCCTCTCTGAGGCTCCTCTCTGCACATCGCTGCAGTCCAACGAGTCAGGAACAGGG CCTGATAATTTGTTAGCAAGCGTCCTGGCGCACCCCGTACTAACGGCGTCGGGACTACAAGGCAGAGATCATTGCTTTATCCCGCCAAGCACTGCAGCGTCGGCCGCCGCCAGCGTCCTGGCCTCTTTGTCCACCTCCCAATTTCCACACGGCAGCCATCGTGGCCGCCCACTGCGCCATCAAACCTCTTCTGCCCATCCAGAGAGCACCATGTACTGCAGCGATCGCACTGTCTTTGACAG TATGTCGATCAGTGACAGCCGCTTGCGGAGCAATACCCTTCACTCAGAGTTTGCCTCAGCAGAGATGAGCCTTCACGCCATTTACATGCATGAG CTGCACCAGCAGACTTCTCATCCGCAGAGAAGTTCCGGGCATTGGCAACACAACCCGATGCCGATGACGGAGCTCCACAGCAACACAG ttttcccAGCCCATGTTTATTCCACTTCGTCTTCAGCCACCCCTGTGCAACTTGGTGGTtggcaagaagaagaagaggaggacgtAGGTGAACAGGAGATTAACAGCGGATCCACTCCAAAACAGGCCACTGGGACACCTCACTGA